Genomic window (Meiothermus sp. QL-1):
GGGGAGAACTGGTTTGGCCAGATGGGCCGGGTAGGTGAACTCCAGGCCACCATCAGCGTGCCCATCGTGTTGCAGGGCCAGGTGATGGGCACCCTCAACCTCGACTCCTTCACCTCTACCGAGGCCTTCCCCCCAGAAAGCCTGGCCATCGCCCAGACCTTCGCCCTGCAGGCCGCCACCGTGCTGTATGGGCTCCTATCCCGGCAGCGCCTGGCCGAGCTGGCCCTGCAGGATGCCCTTACAGGGCTCGGCAACCGGCGGGCCCTGGAGGAGGGTTTTGCCCGCATGAAGGCCCAGGCCGTCCGCCTCGAGCGCCCCCTGACCCTCATCTACTGGGATATGGATGGGCTCAAACGCATCAACGACCAGCACGGCCATGCGGCGGGGGACCGGGCCCTGAAACTTCTGGCCACCGCTTTGCGCAGCGTTTTGCGGCGGGAAGACCTGGCCTTCCGCATTGGGGGGGACGAATTCGTAAGCCTGCACCTGGGCCTCTCCCCGGAGGAAGCCCCCGAGGTGATCCGGCGGGTGCGCGCCGAGCTGAACGTGGAGGTGAGCGCGGGGGCGGTGGGGGTGGGACCGCTGCTGGAGCTTGTTGAGGCCCTCAGCCGGGCCGATGCTGCCATGTATGCCGAAAAACGGCGAAAGCAGCGCTCAGCGGAGATCTAACAGGACCCGCAGGCCGTCGGCCACGTACTGCACCGCCAGGGCCGCCAGCAGAATCCCCAGCACCCGGGTGATGACGTTGATGCCGGTGCGCCCCAGGGAGTGGGCGAACTTGAGGGCGGCCCGAAGCGACCAGTAGGTGATGAAGAGCACCACCCCGGCCATCAGCAGCACCAGCCCGAACCCCCAGGTGCCGCCGGGAGCGGTGCCGGTGAGGATGAGCACCGCGGCCAGGGTGCCGGGCCCGGCGATGAGGGGAATCGCCAGGGGAAAGACCGAGATGTCCGCGCGGGCCTGGGACTCGGCGTGCTCCTCGGTGGTTTCGCGCTCTAGGCGGGCATAGACCATGTCCAGGGCAATTCGGAAAAGGAGGATGCCCCCCGCGACCTTGAGCGCCTCCAGGCTGATGCCCAGGTGGTGAAGCACCGCGTTGCCTAGAAAGGCGAAGCTCAGCACCAAGAGCCCCGCGGTTAGGGTGGCCCTTAGGGCTATGCGCTTTTGCTCCTCGTAGCTGCGGCTGCCCACCAAGGCCAGGAAAAGGGGGATCAGGCCGATGGGGTCAATCAGCACGAATAGGGTCAGAAAGGCCTTGAGGGCAAATTCAAGCATGCCTATTCCTTGGTCAGCAAGGCCTCGAACTCCTCTTGCAGGGCAAGGGCCTGCTTCTTGCTGCGGGCTACCACCAAGATGGAGTCCTCCCCGGCCAGCGTGCCCACGATGTCGTCGCGGCGCAGGCGGTCTATCAGCAGGGCAATGCCCGAGGCGTGCCCCTCCGAGACCTTGAGCACCAGGATGTTCTCCCCTCGGTCCACGTCGTGCACAAAGGTGGGGAAGATGCGGCGCAGCTCTTCCTTGGCGTGCTCGGCCACCTCCATCCCAGAAAGCACGTACCTGTGCTTGCCCCCTCCCAAAGGTAGGCGGACCAGCCGCAGCTCGGTGATGTCCCGGCTCACGGTGGCCTGGGTGACCTTGAAGTTCATCTGGCGCAGCCGTTCCACCAGCTCAGCCTGGGTGGAAATGCTCTCCCGGCTGATAATTTCCTGAATGGCCCGTTGTCGCTGCTCCTTGCTCGCCATGGCTGCCTTTGGGTGTAAAAACGCAGGTAAAAACGCAGGTCGACCCCAGCCGACCTGCCAGGAGGGCCTTTTCTAGTCGGCGCTCTCCACCTCACGCGGGTATAGCTGCTCCATGGCCCGGCTTAGGCGGTCCTCGGGGAAGAGGTTCTCGCCCACACGCAGGCGGCCCGTAAGCAGCTCCTGCATGGCCCAGGTGACCGGGTTGGGGTCGGGCTTGTCGCCTTCTAGGGTGTGCATCTTGGGCTGCTCGTGGACTTCCAGCACGGTGTTTTTGAAATTGAAGCGCAAAAGCTGCTGGGCCCGCTTGGCGGTTACCACCGTCAGGCGGTACTTGGAATCGGTTAGGGTCAAAAGCTTGTCGATGCCAGGTTCGGCCACGGCTTTACCTCCACAACCAGAACCGCATTCTACACCAAAGCGCTAAAGCCGGTATTGCTCCTCTGAGACCGGCTCGAGCCACTCCGCGCTCACCCCGTTCACCACTTCCTGGATGGCCAGGTGCACCATGGCATGAGTGGGGCTGGCCCCGTGCCAGTGCTTTTCGCCTGGGGGGAAGTAGATGGTATCGCCGGCCTTCATCTCCCGAACCGGCTCCCCCCAGCGCTGGAACCAGCCGATTCCGGCCTCCACGTGCAGCACTTGCCCTTTGGGGTGGGTGTGCCAGGCGGTGCGGGCTCCGGGGGCAAACATCACCCGCAGCACCTGCAGGTGCATGGGGGCTGGTGTGGTCACCAGCTCGCTCAGGTAGACCGTACCGGTGAACCACTCTGGAGGTCCCAGGCGGGTAGGAGCTTGGGGCACGAAGGTTTTCCAGGGGTTTTCCATAGCCCCATTCTAGAAGGCTCGTTCGTACTGTACCGGCCAGGCCCGCTCCCCCAGGGCCTGGGCGGCCCGGTAGGGCCAGTAGGGCTCCCTCAGCAGCACCCGCCCCAGCAGAACCACGTCGGCCTGCCCTGCCTGGAGGATGGCCTCGGCCTGCAAGGGCTCGCTGATGAGGCCCACCGCGCCGGTGGACAGGCCTGTGGCAGCGCGCACCTGGGCGGCAAAGGGTACCTGGTAGCCTGGGGCCACCGGAATTTTTATCCCTGGCAGGGCCCCGCCCGAGGAGCAGTCCAGCAGGTCCACCCCGCGCTTTTGCAGCTCGGCAGCAAAGGCCACCGTATCGTCGGGGCCCCATCCCCCTTCCACCCAGTCGCTGGCCGAGACCCGCACCCACAGGGGCAGCTCGGCTGGCCAGACCGTCCGCACCGCTTCTACCACCGAAAGAGGAAAGCGCATGCGGTTTTCCCGGCTGCCCCCATAGCCATCGGAGCGCTGGTTGGTGAGGGGGGATAGGAAGGAGTGCAGCAGGTAGCCGTGGGCCATGTGCAGCTCCAGCACCTCGAAGCCAGCGGCCAGGGCCCGCCTTGCTCCCTGGCAGAAAGCTGTGCACACTTCCTCCAGCCCGGCCTCATCCAGCGCCTGCGGCACCGGCCAGCCCTGGTTGAAGGGCAGGGGGCTTGGGGCCACCGGGGTAAAGCGGTGGAGGGGCTTTCCACCTTGCCAGGGGCTCGAGACCCCGGCCTTGCGCCCTGCGTGGGCGAGCTGGATGCCCGGCACTGCCCCGGTTGCTTTGATGCGCTGGGCCAGTGCGCGCAGGCCCGCTACGTGCTCGTCCGACCAGATGCCCAGGTCGTCCGGGCTGATGACCCCGCGGGCCTCCACCGCGGTGGCCTCGACCAGGATGAGCCCCACCCCGCCCACCGCCCGCGTGGGGTAGTGGAGGAGGTGCCAGTCGGTTACGTGACCATCCTGCGCGGAGTACTGGCACATCGGCGACATGACAATTCGGTTCCTGAGGGTCAGCGAGCGAAGCTTTAGGGGGCTGAAGAGCAGGCTCACAGCGAGGATTCTACGCGCTGGGGCAGTTTTGCGCATAACGCTTTTAGCCCACCGGGTCCGTGATACGATGGACACGCGGGAAGGAAAAAAGTTATACTGGGTACAAGAAGTGGTGTGAGGAGGTGAGGAAGGTAGAGAGCCGAAAGTCCGTCCAGCGCCCAGGCCGCTTTCGGCTTTCAACCAGGCCATGCCCATAGACTTCACCCTGACCGACGAGCAAAAAGAGCTGCAGAAGCTGGCCCGGCGTTTCGCCAAGGAGCAGATTGCCCCGATTGCCGCCGAGTACGATGCCAAGGAAGAGGTGCCCTGGGAGGTGGTGGAGAAGCTCCACCAGGTGGGTCTTCTAAACGCCATCATCCCCGAGGAGTTCGGTGGGCTTGGGCTTGGGATGCTGGAGGAGGTCATCATCGGAGAGGAGCTGGCCTGGGGTTGCATGGGAATCTACACCATTCCCATGGCCTCTGATCTGGGCATCACCCCGGTCTTGCTGGCCGGGACGCCCGAGCAGAAGGCGCGCTTCTTGCCTAGGCTCACCGAAAAGCCGGCCCTGGCGGCTTTTGCGCTTTCTGAGCCGGGGAACGGTTCCGATGCCGCTGCCCTGCGCACCCGGGCAGTACGCCAGGGGGATTACTACGTGCTAAACGGCACCAAGACCTGGATTTCCAACGGCGGGGAGGCGGAGTGGGTGGTGGTCTTTGCCACGGTGGCCCCTGAGCTGCGGCACAAGGGGGTCATCGCCCTGGTGGTGGAAAAGGGCACCCCGGGCTTTCGTGCCCACAAGCTGCACGGCAAGATGGGCCAACGGGCCAGCGGCACCTACGAGCTGGTCTTTGAGGACTGCCGGGTGCCGGTCGAGAACCTCTTGGGCCAGGAAGGGGATGGCTTCAAGATTGCCATGCGCACCCTGGACAAGACCCGCATCCCGGTGGCCGCGGGCAGCGTGGGGGTGGCGCGGCGGGCCCTGGAGGAGGCCACCCAGTACGCCAAGACCCGCGAGGCTTTTGGCCGGCCGATTGCTGAGTTCCAGGCCATCCAGTTCAAGCTGGCCGAGATGCTGATGGGCATTGAGACCGCCCGCGCCTACACCTACTACGCGGCCTGGCTGGTGGACACTGGCCAGCCCCACGCCCACGCCGCGGCCATCGCCAAGGCCTACGCCTCGGAGGTGGCCTTCGAGGCGGCCAACCAGGCCATCCAGATTCACGGAGGCTACGGCTACATGCGCGAGTACCCGGTGGAGAAGCTTCTGCGCGATGTGAAGCTGAACCAGATCTACGAGGGCACCAACGAAATTCAGCGCCTCATCATCGCGCGGCACATTCTGAGCTGAGTGGGTTCACAGCGGTTTCTTGGCCCTTGGCCGGAGGGCTGAGGGCTTTTCGGAGGTAAGAGAATGAAGTTTCTAGCGGTTGTAAGGCAAGTGCCCGACGGCGAGTCGCGCCTCAGGATCGAGGGGGGCAGGGTGGACCTCAGCG
Coding sequences:
- a CDS encoding diguanylate cyclase, yielding MDAPRVAIEPEMLSWLLQLPAPVFWLDAEGRVGWCNPAAAALVSDSSLQGKGLWHWFQPAAGPSMGQPRESLLGLPGKRWRWFRCSAAPYKEGRLCVLYEVTQEYSQARAYASSLEVLASLLTQEERLEHLFKRILETAVEVVPGAEAGSLTLFEDGKFRFVAQIGFDDSLKQQLLSYEQERAWYGLDERAWLEGRPRLLLAPEIQRRSAQTVGEGENWFGQMGRVGELQATISVPIVLQGQVMGTLNLDSFTSTEAFPPESLAIAQTFALQAATVLYGLLSRQRLAELALQDALTGLGNRRALEEGFARMKAQAVRLERPLTLIYWDMDGLKRINDQHGHAAGDRALKLLATALRSVLRREDLAFRIGGDEFVSLHLGLSPEEAPEVIRRVRAELNVEVSAGAVGVGPLLELVEALSRADAAMYAEKRRKQRSAEI
- a CDS encoding MarC family protein, whose translation is MLEFALKAFLTLFVLIDPIGLIPLFLALVGSRSYEEQKRIALRATLTAGLLVLSFAFLGNAVLHHLGISLEALKVAGGILLFRIALDMVYARLERETTEEHAESQARADISVFPLAIPLIAGPGTLAAVLILTGTAPGGTWGFGLVLLMAGVVLFITYWSLRAALKFAHSLGRTGINVITRVLGILLAALAVQYVADGLRVLLDLR
- the argR gene encoding arginine repressor, which codes for MASKEQRQRAIQEIISRESISTQAELVERLRQMNFKVTQATVSRDITELRLVRLPLGGGKHRYVLSGMEVAEHAKEELRRIFPTFVHDVDRGENILVLKVSEGHASGIALLIDRLRRDDIVGTLAGEDSILVVARSKKQALALQEEFEALLTKE
- the rpoZ gene encoding DNA-directed RNA polymerase subunit omega, with the translated sequence MAEPGIDKLLTLTDSKYRLTVVTAKRAQQLLRFNFKNTVLEVHEQPKMHTLEGDKPDPNPVTWAMQELLTGRLRVGENLFPEDRLSRAMEQLYPREVESAD
- a CDS encoding cupin domain-containing protein, translating into MENPWKTFVPQAPTRLGPPEWFTGTVYLSELVTTPAPMHLQVLRVMFAPGARTAWHTHPKGQVLHVEAGIGWFQRWGEPVREMKAGDTIYFPPGEKHWHGASPTHAMVHLAIQEVVNGVSAEWLEPVSEEQYRL
- a CDS encoding NADH:flavin oxidoreductase/NADH oxidase, with protein sequence MSLLFSPLKLRSLTLRNRIVMSPMCQYSAQDGHVTDWHLLHYPTRAVGGVGLILVEATAVEARGVISPDDLGIWSDEHVAGLRALAQRIKATGAVPGIQLAHAGRKAGVSSPWQGGKPLHRFTPVAPSPLPFNQGWPVPQALDEAGLEEVCTAFCQGARRALAAGFEVLELHMAHGYLLHSFLSPLTNQRSDGYGGSRENRMRFPLSVVEAVRTVWPAELPLWVRVSASDWVEGGWGPDDTVAFAAELQKRGVDLLDCSSGGALPGIKIPVAPGYQVPFAAQVRAATGLSTGAVGLISEPLQAEAILQAGQADVVLLGRVLLREPYWPYRAAQALGERAWPVQYERAF
- a CDS encoding acyl-CoA dehydrogenase family protein; amino-acid sequence: MPIDFTLTDEQKELQKLARRFAKEQIAPIAAEYDAKEEVPWEVVEKLHQVGLLNAIIPEEFGGLGLGMLEEVIIGEELAWGCMGIYTIPMASDLGITPVLLAGTPEQKARFLPRLTEKPALAAFALSEPGNGSDAAALRTRAVRQGDYYVLNGTKTWISNGGEAEWVVVFATVAPELRHKGVIALVVEKGTPGFRAHKLHGKMGQRASGTYELVFEDCRVPVENLLGQEGDGFKIAMRTLDKTRIPVAAGSVGVARRALEEATQYAKTREAFGRPIAEFQAIQFKLAEMLMGIETARAYTYYAAWLVDTGQPHAHAAAIAKAYASEVAFEAANQAIQIHGGYGYMREYPVEKLLRDVKLNQIYEGTNEIQRLIIARHILS